A genomic region of uncultured Roseibium sp. contains the following coding sequences:
- the ugpC gene encoding sn-glycerol-3-phosphate ABC transporter ATP-binding protein UgpC → MAEVILKNLTKRWGDFVGVDNQSLDIHDKEFLVLLGPSGCGKTTTMRMIAGLEEPTSGEIRIGDRVVNDDLPKDRDVAMVFQNYGLYPHMTIFDNIAYPLKVRGTPKAEIRPRVERAAEQVELTQFLDRKPKALSGGQRQRVALARAIVRTPKVFLMDEPLSNLDAKLRVTMRAELKHLSRELKVTTVYVTHDQIEAMTLADRVAVMKHGVIQQLGTPDEIYNDPTNLFVAGFIGSPAMNLVRGSVRDGHFLSENGLRLAPIATGDRDDVVLGVRADDINVHEAGAGDIDAPIYAFENTGEASFLTVEWGQQRVIARGDRHLRKDQDDIVGLSLNPDHLYLFDPQSEERIRL, encoded by the coding sequence ATGGCCGAGGTGATCCTCAAGAACCTGACCAAGCGCTGGGGCGACTTTGTCGGCGTCGACAACCAGTCCCTCGACATCCACGACAAGGAGTTCCTGGTGCTGCTCGGGCCGTCCGGCTGCGGCAAGACGACCACCATGCGGATGATCGCCGGGCTGGAGGAACCGACTTCGGGCGAGATCCGGATCGGGGACCGGGTCGTCAATGACGACCTGCCGAAGGACCGGGACGTTGCCATGGTCTTTCAGAATTACGGCCTTTATCCGCACATGACGATCTTCGACAACATCGCCTACCCGCTGAAAGTGCGCGGCACGCCGAAGGCCGAGATCCGCCCCCGGGTGGAGCGCGCGGCGGAGCAGGTGGAGCTGACCCAGTTCCTCGACCGCAAGCCCAAGGCGCTGTCGGGCGGGCAGCGCCAGCGCGTCGCGCTCGCCCGCGCCATCGTGCGCACACCGAAGGTGTTCCTGATGGACGAGCCGCTGTCGAATCTCGACGCCAAGCTCCGCGTGACCATGCGCGCCGAACTGAAACATCTCAGCCGGGAACTGAAGGTCACGACCGTCTATGTCACCCATGACCAGATCGAGGCCATGACGCTGGCCGACCGCGTCGCCGTGATGAAGCACGGGGTCATCCAGCAGCTCGGAACGCCGGACGAGATCTACAACGACCCCACCAATCTCTTCGTTGCCGGGTTCATCGGATCGCCGGCAATGAACCTCGTGCGCGGCAGCGTCAGGGACGGTCATTTCCTAAGCGAAAACGGCCTGCGCCTCGCACCGATCGCCACCGGGGACAGGGACGATGTCGTCCTGGGCGTGCGCGCGGACGACATCAACGTGCACGAGGCGGGCGCCGGGGATATCGACGCGCCGATCTATGCCTTCGAAAACACCGGGGAGGCTTCTTTCCTGACCGTCGAGTGGGGCCAACAGCGGGTGATCGCCCGCGGCGACCGGCACCTGCGCAAGGACCAGGACGACATCGTCGGCCTCAGCCTCAACCCGGATCATCTCTACCTCTTCGATCCGCAGAGTGAGGAGCGGATACGGCTTTGA